The Agelaius phoeniceus isolate bAgePho1 chromosome 19, bAgePho1.hap1, whole genome shotgun sequence genome includes the window TGCCCCAAACTGACAGCCCACATGAGCACAGGAGCAAGGACCCAGACCCTGGATGTTCCCCACCCTGGTTCTGTCTCTGGCCATGAGCCATTTCCAGGGCTCAGAGGGAGCCTCTGAAAGCAAGTGATGCCCTGGACTCGGGATGGTGCCTTCATGGCTGCTGGGATTAGGGCAAGTAGGGGGCAGAGGGGACCAAACACAcatggaaaagctgctgaaccAAAGCTGCCAATCTCCGGGTGATTTGGCtgagctctggagcagctctgacGATCGAGAGCCAGGAAATGCAAAGCTCTGCGGGAGAAGGGGAGCTAAGTACCGTGCTTGGTTGttgctaagaatacaattaTCCATAGCTAACGATTGCCTGCCTGATAGGATTACCAATAAAGACAAACGCAGTGAGGATCATGGCTTCACTTCCTTCCTCCCACCCGGGGATTTAATCCCGTCTTTGTTTGAGTTTTGTCTTTGGTCAgtcaataaaaaaaacccctctgctTCGGGTGGTATCTCCGGAGCTTTTCCCTAGGAGAAACTTTCCGGGGTGAATTCCATGTCTGCTCCCCTCATGTGCATCCTGCTCCTTGCTGGTTTCACCCTGGCAGGAATAGTTTAGGCCTTCTAATTTCAGCCTGCTTTGTAAAAGGTTGGCTAATCCTCCCAGCAGTCTCGAGAGGCAGGAAATCCTCAGCGGCAGAGTCTGGGGGAACATGACAACTCCTCAGCCACTCTGCTTGCCAGTTTGTGATGGCTTTTGGACACATCCTGGTTTTTGAGTCTCCTGTTTTTCAGGAAAATGCTCGAGGGGAGGCTCTGGCAGCCCAGCTGCTCTCAGCACCAACTTTACCTGGAGGGTATCACAGCAGTTTATGGCTCTGAtatcccctgcagctcctggggaaggTGGAGTGATGCTCTGGAGCTTGGCATGGACGTGCCGCCAGATGCTGCTCACCCAGGGGAGTCAGGACAGCCTtcctggccctgccagcccctccgCTACCCAGCCAAGGGCTAACAAGGTGCAAATGCTCGTTAAACATTTCCCGGAGTCCAGCCGACACCCCGGCGTGTCCGAGCTCTCCAAGCCCTGGGTGCCCGCGCAGGGAGACTGAAACCTTCCCATTGTTCGAATGGGATCCGTTAacgagtgacaggacaagaggaaatgtccTCAAGTTgcgccaggggaggtttagattaaGTATTAGGAACAATTTTTTCACTGACAGGGGTTATCATCCTAGAATGTAAATGATTCTAGGATTCGACGATGCAAGGCACTGCCGAGCAGTTTGGGAATGACTTTGTGGATATAAGGCAGTGTCTAATGAAAGATCTCCTTGTCCCAAGCCGGACTCCAGCACCAAGCAGAGCAGCCCAAGCCTTCCTCCCGCGGTCGCCCCTTCCCAAATCCCGCCCTGGGTGCGGGTGGATGCGGGCGCGCATCCcggcgggcggggagcggggccgggctgcgGCTGCCGGCTCGGAGGGGGAGGTGGGTGCCGGGCCCgggccgggggggccggggcgGTGGGCAGGGCCGGCGGATGACGCCGGTAAAGCCGCCCGAGagccggcccagccccgccgccgGCCGAGCGCTGCCCGCGCACCCCCCGCGGCCGCGCACTCGGGTCGGGCGGGCTCCGGCGGCAGCGCAGGATGGACCTGCCCGTGGACTCGTACCTGGCCGTGCCGCTGCTCTTCACCGTCCTGGCCCTCGTCCTCGCCTCCGTCTTCCTGAGGCtgcggggaggcggcggcgaGAGGGCGGCGGAGCGGCCCCGGGAGCCCGCGGCGGAGCCGGCTCGGGAGGGCGGCCCCGGCGGCGAAGCGGCGGCACCGGCCGAGGGGCCGGAGGACGAGGGGAGCCGGGTGCCGGTGGAGGAGGTCGGAGTGGGCGGCGAGGGGAAGGAAGCGGTCACTGAGcagcgggaggcggcggcggagccggGCCCCGCGGCCGAGCCCAGCCCCGCGGCGGCCGAGAGCATCCCCAGGCAGCCCCCGGAggagccccggcagcccccggaGGAGCCCCGGCAGCTCCCGGAGGAGCCCCGGCAGCCGCCCGAggagccccggcagcccccggaGGAGCCCCGGCAGCCGCCCgagcagccccggcagcccggaCACCGGGAGGATGCGGAGAGCAAGGTAAGGCCGGCTCCCCGAGGTCCCCACAGCCGAGGTCCCCCTGGTCCCCTGTGGTGtcccttctccatccctctgtccccgcgggtggcagggagggagcagcgcTCCGGGTTTTCCACTAAAATAAGAGAGGTCCCGGCAAAGCCCGTGTTTTGTCTTCGGGTGGGAACAAGCTCATTGTCCCCGGGGGAGGCGGCGGTTTGGGGGCTGTTTctggctccttccctccccGCCAAGGAATACTCCTAAAAATAATCAAGAAAGTGAAGATTTAAGGGAAGAGAAGAGTGTGTCAGTGTGAGCCTCCCCTCTGTGCACATCTAACCCCCGGGagtcttttcctttctccaagAGCTTGTCCAGGTGCTGGGGGATGTGCTTGTGTTTATTCTTCCCGTCCGCATCCCTTTTCTGCGGGTTACAGAAACTGTCCCCGGGCTCCTTgcgctgtccctgctgccccagggaaGGGACCGCCCCACTCCTCAGCCCCAACAGGATGCTGGCCCCAAGCTCTGACCCCTGGCTGAACTGGGGGGGCCGGGGGTGGCAGCGGTGCCAATAAACGCCCGGTaaatcctcctcctccaccggatcttgtataaaaataaaagagcgACCCAGTGTCCACGGGAAGATCTCGTTCTGCTCTTGCCCAGCCTGGATGGGACTCGGTGACAACCTGAGGCACCCGAACTCCCTGTCCTGGTGGCTTTCTCCCATGTGGTTCCTTATCCAAAGGGCGGGAAGGGAGCGCTGGGGCCGCTGGGGAATGCGGGAGCTCGCCGTGTGCCGGCAGCGTGTTTGGGCCggggcacaggctggggccCAGTCGCCTCCTGGCTATTATTAGCAGCGTTTGTAATCCTCAGCAACTGTTTCCAGGCTGCCGGGCAGTGCATACTCAGCCCTCGCCTTGGAAAGCATCTCCAGTGACTCACCGGATAGCCTTGGGCAGGTCCGGGGGCTCGcacaccctgctctgtgctgtgatgcTCTGCAACACCCACGGGTCACCACTCGGGGCTGGGATGTGGCTCTGACTCCCTGTGCTCCTCGCACCTCCCTTGGTGGTTTTTGAGCCTCGGagctctccctgtccccttcccAGTGCCCCTTGCCCTTGGATACAGCTCTCGAGCAGCCCTGTGCCTTGACACAGCATCCTGGAAACCACATCTGTTTCTCTCGTGTGCTTTATCAGTGCCTGTGAGTACCAGGATCTCTGGAGAGCTCCTGGGCCACCGTTGGCCAGCGGGGTCCTGGCTGGGCCAGCTCAGCACCAAAGTTGGCCACTTGGCTGGGGCTTCTCTCCGGTGAGGTGCAttgggacagatggacagacccagggctgccagagcccaCAGGTTCCTCTGCTGCTAGTTCACATCTTGGGAATGTTTTCCACCCCTCTGGCAGCTCTTCAGCCCTGATTTCTTTGAACAGGCACTGCTGCAATGCTTGTTGCTTTCACAGAAAGGCTCAGCTCCTTTGTCTCTGCTCAGCACAGGTGCAGTACCAGGGTTTTGTGTGCCTGGAATGAGTTGGAATGGCCTGGAATGAGTTCTTACTCAAGAAAAGGAGTTCTGTGTCCTCCaggagcctggctgggctctgtgggACTGGGGCTCCTCACTGCCCTCAGCCCCTCTTACAGCAAAGGCGCAGCACAGGGTCCTGCCCAGCTTTCCCTCCTGGGAAATTGTTCCCTCACTGTGTGAGCAAGGCAGGACAAGCCACCCTGGGCCTGAGCAGCATCCCTGTGGGCAGGTCAGGGAGCAGGCCTGGGTGGTGTGGGGGGCagtgggaggaggagcagcaatgCTGAGTGTGTGCTTGGGAGCCGTGGCCAGCGCCTGatcccacagctgccagcactgctggccccGGGGCCGGGTGGCACAGCTGGCCAAGGGACTACGTGCCCTTCCAGCAGGCACCACACACgtgtggcagtgcccagcctgctgATCCAAGGGTTGGTGCTGTGGGCAGAGTGGGAGAGACcatccacagctctgcaggatcTCCCTGGATTCCCTGCTTTTGCTCCCTCTGAACATCCTCTAAGTTGCTTCAtccttcccctcctccagcACCACCCAGACCCAAGCCCAGGAGATGTtacaggcagggatgggacgggctctgggcagagcagggagtgctTTGCAGGCGGCTGCTGATGGAATCgttccttttccagcctgtcTTGGCTCGGTGAGGGCTGCAGTCCCCTGATGTGACTCAGCAGAGGCTCCCAGACCCTGTccagctgctggctcctgcaggcTCAGGGCCTCTCAGTACATCAGCAGGCAGAGGGCTGTGCCTGCCACTCAGAGAGCTTTCTctccttatttattttctttccttattttctttcccccctgTTTGCTTAGCACgcactgtgccaggctggctcgcATTGCCCGCAGCCATTAACCACTCGACCAAAATGCTGATGGATGAACCCGCCCAGGGAGAGCAGCCTCGGTGTGTTAATGACGGGCTGGAGCCGGGCATCCGgctgcctcctccctccctgctccctgtctgTGCAAACTGGGatctgctggggcagctgggtgTCTCAGCCACCCTCctgcctccatctcctgcaAGGCTGCTAAAATCACTAACATTGAaggctccctgcccctctctgcaGTGACCAGTTCATTGCAGCATCATGCTCAAAGCTACAAAATGACccagtggcagagcagggaaaggagcccAGGAGTCCTTGTTTCCCTTAACTGCTGTAGTGCTTCCCCTTGTCTCTGCTGGCTCccatcactgaaaaaaaaaaaacttaattaGTCTGTCATTGTCTGttctcatccccatccccagctcGTTAATGGATGAGGCAGTGCTGTCAAAGCAATCCcgtaatgaaaagctgctgtgtGGGAACTGGGTGGGAACAGCAGCGAATCTGGGGCTGTGGAGCGTGGTTCTTGTGAGAAACGGTCAGAAACTTCAACTCCCTAATGAGCCATTCTGTCCTGAAGTGGCAGGTGGCAGGGACCGGGCAGGGTTTTCAGTGTTGGACCAGAGCCACCTCCAGGATGCCAACCTGGCCAAAATGttcaggagctggggagggtgagtgggcagtgccagggcacgGCAGCCCGGCTGGTTTGCCAAGGGTTAATTGCAGCTGAGGGCTTCAAACAGAGCAGGGGTGAGTGGgtgacagtggggacaggggacacacaaaccctgcctgagcagggcagcctgggggctgtccctggaCAGCAGAGGCACAAAGGCTTCATCTGTCCCTTCTGCCAAGCTCCTGCTGCATTTTCCCGGTGCCTCCCACCCCAGGCTGGGCctccctgggggctcctggtgCCTCTGGACACACCAGGCGGCCCAAACCCCCCAGCTCCCACCAGGAGCCCTGTGCACGTTTACAAAGTCATCATTTCCCCCTCTgatgcctcctgcctgccctccccGAGCTGCAGGGGAGAGGGTGTCTAATTAAGTCTGGCTGTAATTGGCAGCTGTTCAGGCTGTGTCTGTACTGCCagagggctgggacaggagctccAGTGTCCCACAGGGCGCTGGGGAGGGATGTGGTGATGTGCTACCCctgtcacagccctggcagcagcactgccagggaatGCAGGGCTCCCCACCCAGATCCCTGAGTGCTCAGATGTGCCCAGCTCTCGCCAGAGCCGCCTGTGCCAGGCACAAATGCATCATCTCCTGCAGAGAATGGAAACTGGGAAGTGACACAGGACATGTGTCACCCCCAGGAGCCTGTGCATGTGTCCTGCCCACCCTGAATCCCACCATGAGGCTCTGCTGGGACGTGGTGAGGGACAGGGGGGCACTGGGGTCTGTGTTGTGTTTCCTACATGGGTTGAGAAGTTTGGGCTCCCACAGGTCCCTGTGGGCTGGGTGAAGCCCTGGAGCCGTGCCAgagccagggcactgctgggggacTCT containing:
- the MXRA7 gene encoding matrix-remodeling-associated protein 7 isoform X4, which codes for MDLPVDSYLAVPLLFTVLALVLASVFLRLRGGGGERAAERPREPAAEPAREGGPGGEAAAPAEGPEDEGSRVPVEEVGVGGEGKEAVTEQREAAAEPGPAAEPSPAAAESIPRQPPEEPRQPPEEPRQLPEEPRQPPEEPRQPPEEPRQPPEQPRQPGHREDAESKIPPLGASPGSGLGHPGQAEDTSGHEALSSHAEEEEVDSENEKLVVREPEDEDAAEETFSFKYSPGKLRGNQYKSMMSKEELEEEQSFSLQASQVVQGGRAAARIELTSDLTSL
- the MXRA7 gene encoding matrix-remodeling-associated protein 7 isoform X6; amino-acid sequence: MDLPVDSYLAVPLLFTVLALVLASVFLRLRGGGGERAAERPREPAAEPAREGGPGGEAAAPAEGPEDEGSRVPVEEVGVGGEGKEAVTEQREAAAEPGPAAEPSPAAAESIPRQPPEEPRQPPEEPRQLPEEPRQPPEEPRQPPEEPRQPPEQPRQPGHREDAESKIPPLGASPGSGLGHPGQAEDTSGHEALSSHAEEEEVDSENEKLVVREPEDEDAAEETFSFKYSPGKLRGNQYKSMMSKEELEEEQRPEDYMKLSLASS
- the MXRA7 gene encoding matrix-remodeling-associated protein 7 isoform X2, translated to MDLPVDSYLAVPLLFTVLALVLASVFLRLRGGGGERAAERPREPAAEPAREGGPGGEAAAPAEGPEDEGSRVPVEEVGVGGEGKEAVTEQREAAAEPGPAAEPSPAAAESIPRQPPEEPRQPPEEPRQLPEEPRQPPEEPRQPPEEPRQPPEQPRQPGHREDAESKIPPLGASPGSGLGHPGQAEDTSGHEALSSHAEEEEVDSENEKLVVREPEDEDAAEETFSFKYSPGKLRGNQYKSMMSKEELEEEQRDLLSGEVWGAVGWLLILLLARSAFQHQVKHPQ
- the MXRA7 gene encoding matrix-remodeling-associated protein 7 isoform X5; amino-acid sequence: MDLPVDSYLAVPLLFTVLALVLASVFLRLRGGGGERAAERPREPAAEPAREGGPGGEAAAPAEGPEDEGSRVPVEEVGVGGEGKEAVTEQREAAAEPGPAAEPSPAAAESIPRQPPEEPRQPPEEPRQLPEEPRQPPEEPRQPGHREDAESKIPPLGASPGSGLGHPGQAEDTSGHEALSSHAEEEEVDSENEKLVVREPEDEDAAEETFSFKYSPGKLRGNQYKSMMSKEELEEEQRVQREQLAAIFRLMKEKSDTFGEMSEGDMKEQLRLYDI
- the MXRA7 gene encoding matrix-remodeling-associated protein 7 isoform X1; translated protein: MDLPVDSYLAVPLLFTVLALVLASVFLRLRGGGGERAAERPREPAAEPAREGGPGGEAAAPAEGPEDEGSRVPVEEVGVGGEGKEAVTEQREAAAEPGPAAEPSPAAAESIPRQPPEEPRQPPEEPRQLPEEPRQPPEEPRQPPEEPRQPPEQPRQPGHREDAESKIPPLGASPGSGLGHPGQAEDTSGHEALSSHAEEEEVDSENEKLVVREPEDEDAAEETFSFKYSPGKLRGNQYKSMMSKEELEEEQRVQREQLAAIFRLMKEKSDTFGEMSEGDMKEQLRLYDI
- the MXRA7 gene encoding matrix-remodeling-associated protein 7 isoform X7, with the protein product MDLPVDSYLAVPLLFTVLALVLASVFLRLRGGGGERAAERPREPAAEPAREGGPGGEAAAPAEGPEDEGSRVPVEEVGVGGEGKEAVTEQREAAAEPGPAAEPSPAAAESIPRQPPEEPRQPPEEPRQLPEEPRQPPEEPRQPPEEPRQPPEQPRQPGHREDAESKIPPLGASPGSGLGHPGQAEDTSGHEALSSHAEEEEVDSENEKLVVREPEDEDAAEETFSFKYSPGKLRGNQYKSMMSKEELEEEQRIELTSDLTSL
- the MXRA7 gene encoding matrix-remodeling-associated protein 7 isoform X3, whose amino-acid sequence is MDLPVDSYLAVPLLFTVLALVLASVFLRLRGGGGERAAERPREPAAEPAREGGPGGEAAAPAEGPEDEGSRVPVEEVGVGGEGKEAVTEQREAAAEPGPAAEPSPAAAESIPRQPPEEPRQPPEEPRQLPEEPRQPPEEPRQPPEEPRQPPEQPRQPGHREDAESKIPPLGASPGSGLGHPGQAEDTSGHEALSSHAEEEEVDSENEKLVVREPEDEDAAEETFSFKYSPGKLRGNQYKSMMSKEELEEEQSSFSLQASQVVQGGRAAARIELTSDLTSL